In Rattus norvegicus strain BN/NHsdMcwi chromosome 1, GRCr8, whole genome shotgun sequence, a genomic segment contains:
- the Or51a41 gene encoding olfactory receptor Olr72 → MSVFNTTAIEIPTFILIGIPGLEHVHIWLSIPICFMYLVAIMGNCTILFLIKTETSLHEPMYYFLSMLAFSDLGLSVSSLPTMLRIFLFNSTEISSDACIAQEFFIHGFSAMESSVLFIMAIDRFIAVYKPLRYTSILTVRRVFKTGLIFATFCIAVILPFPFTLKRLKFCKKSLLSHSYCLHQDVMKVACSDNRINVIYGFFVAILSLLYLVCISVSYMLILKIVLGITSQKGRLKFFNTCVSHICAVLIFYVPIITLAALHRFAKNVSPVVGVIIADIFLLVPPLMNPIVYSVKSQQIRNLIQTKLHKKHYWWETSASMKVWVTSLYLNTCRN, encoded by the coding sequence ATGTCAGTCTTCAATACCACTGCCATAGAAATCCCCACCTTCATTCTGATTGGGATTCCAGGGTTGGAGCATGTGCATATTTGGCTCTCCATCCCAATTTGCTTCATGTATCTTGTGGCCATCATGGGAAACTGCACCATTCTCTTCCTCATAAAGACAGAGACATCTCTGCATGAGCCTATGTATTATTTCCTCTCTATGCTGGCATTTTCTGACCTAGGACTGTCCGTTTCTTCCCTTCCAACCATGCTGAGAATATTCTTGTTCAACTCCACAGAGATTTCCTCAGATGCATGTATTGCTCAAGAGTTTTTCATTCATGGATTCTCAGCTATGGAGTCCTCGGTGCTTTTCATCATGGCCATCGACCGCTTTATAGCTGTCTACAAACCTTTGAGATATACCTCCATCCTTACAGTCAGGAGGGTCTTTAAAACTGGCCTAATATTTGCTACATTCTGTATTGCAGTTATTCTACCATTTCCCTTTACACTAAAGAGGTTGAAATTCTGTAAGAAAAGTCTGTTATCTCATTCTTACTGCCTTCACCAGGACGTTATGAAAGTAGCTTGTTCTGACAACAGAATCAATGTGATCTATGGGTTTTTTGTAGCTATTTTATCTCTGTTATACTTGGTGTGCATTTCTGTGTCTTACATGCTGATCCTTAAAATTGTCCTGGGCATTACTTCACAGAAGGGTCGCCTCAAGTTCTTTAACACTTGTGTCTCTCATATCTGTGCTGTGCTCATCTTCTACGTGCCCATCATCACCTTGGCAGCCCTTCATCGTTTTGCTAAAAACGTTTCTCCAGTTGTTGGAGTCATAATAGCTGATATTTTCCTTCTGGTTCCACCTCTAATGAATCCCATTGTATATTCTGTGAAGAGTCAGCAGATTAGAAATCTGATCCAAACCAAATTGCATAAGAAACATTATTGGTGGGAAACTTCAGCTTCCATGAAAGTGTGGGTTACATCACTATATCTGAATACATGTAGAAATTGA